From the Carya illinoinensis cultivar Pawnee chromosome 4, C.illinoinensisPawnee_v1, whole genome shotgun sequence genome, one window contains:
- the LOC122307350 gene encoding paired amphipathic helix protein Sin3-like 2 isoform X3, whose translation MKRLKDDLYAGPSQFKRPFGSSRADSNGQSQIPGVGGGGGLSGTSQKLTTTDAMTYLKEVKDMFQDQREKYEMFLEVMKDFKAQRTDTVGVIARVKELFKGHDNLILGFNTFLPKGYEITIHDVDETPPPKKTVEFQEAISFVNKIKKRFQNDEHVYKTFLDVLNMYRKEHKDISEVYNEVATLFDNHSDLLDEFTRFLPDSAHNAPRLQNSFLRINERSSSTPTVRQMHMDKQRIRRDRIITSHVNGDLSVDNPELADDKAMVKMHKEQRKRAEKDSKDRSNGDQDERDPDHDNNRDFASQRFGDKRKSARKIEGFGMSANYASYEDRGTLKNTCNQGFIFCDKVKEKLGSSDDYQAFLKCLNIYSEGIIKRSDLQILVTDLLGKYPDLMDGFNDLLDRDGFLAGVIGKKSLSNDGHLPRSLKVEDRDKEHKRETDGAKEKERYREKYMYKSIQELDLSTCERCTPSYRLLPDDYPIPFASQRSELGAQVLNDHWVSVTSGSEDYSFKHMRRNQYEESLFRCEDDRFELDMLLESVSSAAKRVEELLNRVNENDINLETPFRIEDHFTALNLRCIERLYGDHGLDVVDILRKNPTVALPVILTRLKQKQGEWTCCRTDFNKVWAEIYAKNHYKSLDHRSFYFKQQDSKNLSTKSLVAEIKELRETKQKEDDFLLAIAAGNRQLVVTHLDFEYSDISIHEDLYKLVQYSCEEVCSTKEQVNKVMRLWTTFLEPILGVPSRPHDIEGTEDVGQSKLHPMNCTVSSIGESDGSPGGDAVMMNSKQPKAGSNEMESTLSELAKFCGTMANGDLAKENNYLNANNFRRDDADCNTLWPVKEQKDKNVTDKTSGLTAQIASGEQIAKSNASFATGAEISHGKTSLEVTPGCGATPPRLLHAVIQDDLVSKANAVVVPSSEGDAGPKLVLLTNGLISEGTNLNRSHEASTRPSKIEKEEGELSPSGDFKEDNFVVFGESIELALHKAKKSRQYQAGKGEEINCQDAGGENDGDGENSENASEAGEDASGSESGGDECSRDEHEEEEDVDHDDADGKAESEGEAEGMVGGHVAGGDGKLPFSERFLLSVKPLSKHVPEAFLDKERIDSGVFYGNDNFYVLFRLHQVLYERILLAKMNSTAAEMKWKISNDASSPNLYSRFMSALYNLLDGSAENAKFEDECRAIIGNHSYVLFTLDKLIYKLVKQLQTVATDEVDNKLLQLYDYEKSRKPGKLIDSVYYENARVLLHEENVYRLACSSATSRLSIQLMDSGSQKPEVFAVSMDPNFAVYLHNDYLSVFPGKKEPRGIMLQRNKQTDASVDEYFASCMAMEGTHTVSGLECKIACNSSKISYVLDTEDLFFRPRRNRRNSSRGTSLTRAEARVQRFHRFLSSS comes from the exons ATGAAGAGATTAAAAGATGACCTTTACGCTGGTCCTTCTCAATTCAAGCGGCCATTCGGTTCTTCGCGTGCGGACTC CAATGGGCAATCTCAAATCCCAGGGGTTGGAGGAGGAGGTGGTCTTAGCGGTACCTCGCAGAAACTAACAACTACTGATGCCATGACATATCTTAAGGAAGTGAAGGACATGTTTCAAGACCAGAGggaaaaatatgaaatgttcCTTGAGGTCATGAAAGATTTTAAGGCGCAAAG AACCGACACTGTCGGTGTCATTGCAAGAGTAAAGGAATTATTTAAAGGGCATGATAACTTGATTTTAGGGTTTAACACCTTCTTGCCAAAGGGCTATGAGATAACCATTCATGATGTAGATGAGACTCCTCCACCGAAGAAGACGGTTGAATTTCAAGAAGCTATCAGCTTTGTGAACAAAATAAAG AAACGCTTTCAAAATGATGAACATGTGTATAAAACATTCCTGGACGTTCTGAATATGTACCGGAAGGAGCACAAAGACATAAGTGAGGTTTACAATGAG GTTGCCACACTTTTTGACAATCATTCGGATTTGCTTGATGAATTCACAAGATTTCTTCCAGATTCTGCACATAATGCTCCACGTCTCCAAAACTCATTTCTGCGTATCAATGAGCGGAGCTCATCCACACCAACCGTGCGGCAAATGCATATGGACAAG caacGTATTCGACGGGATAGGATTATTACTTCCCATGTCAATGGTGATCTTAGTGTTGATAATCCTGAGCTGGCCGATGACAAAGCAATGGTAAAAATGCACAAGGAGCAGAGGAAACGTGCTGAAAAGGACAGTAAAGATAGGAGTAACGGTGATCAGGATGAAAGAGACCCCGATCATGATAATAATAGGGACTTCGCCTCGCAGCGTTTCGGTGACAAAAGAAAATCAGCCAGAAAAATTGAAGGATTTGGAATGAGTGCAAACTATGCTTCCTATGAGGACAGAGGTACTTTAAAGA ATACGTGCAACCAAGGATTCATTTTCTGTGACAAAGTTAAGGAGAAATTGGGAAGTTCAGATGACTACCAGGCATTTTTGAAGTGCCTTAATATTTATAGCGAAGGAATAATTAAAAGGAGTGATTTACAAATTCTG GTGACTGATTTACTTGGAAAATATCCGGATCTTATGGATGGGTTTAATGATTTACTGGACCGCG ATGGGTTTCTTGCTGGTGTTATTGGTAAAA AATCATTGTCTAATGATGGCCATCTTCCCAGATCACTAAAGGTAGAGGACAGGGATAAAGAGCATAAGCGTGAAACTGATGGAgctaaagaaaaggaaagatatAGAGAGAAGTATATGTATAAATCCATTCAAGAGCTTGACCTCTCCACTTGTGAGCGTTGTACTCCCAGCTACAGGCTTCTGCCAGATGAT TATCCAATACCATTTGCAAGTCAGAGGTCAGAGCTTGGTGCTCAAGTATTGAATGATCATTGGGTATCGGTGACTTCCGGAAGTGAGGACTACTCTTTTAAACATATGCGCAGAAATCAGTATGAAGAAAGCCTATTCAGATGTGAAGATGATAG ATTTGAGCTGGACATGTTGTTAGAGTCTGTCAGCTCAGCTGCTAAACGTGTGGAGGAATTGTTGAACCGTGTCAATGAAAATGACATCAATTTGGAGACTCCTTTCCGTATTGAAGATCACTTCACAG CTCTAAATCTAAGGTGTATTGAACGTTTATATGGTGACCATGGGCTTGATGTAGTGGATATATTGCGAAAAAATCCCACTGTTGCACTACCTGTCATACTAACCCGCCTAAAGCAGAAACAAGGGGAGTGGACATGCTGCCGCACTGATTTTAACAAGGTTTGGGCTGAAATCTATGCCAAAAACCACTACAAGTCACTTGATCACCGCAGCTTCTATTTCAAGCAACAAGATTcgaagaacttgagcacaaaaT CTTTGGTAGCTGAGATCAAGGAATTGAGGGAGACAAAGCAAAAAGAGGATGATTTTCTTCTGGCTATTGCTGCTGGAAACAGGCAACTTGTAGTTACACATCTGGATTTTGAATACTCTGATATCAGCATTCATGAAGACTTGTATAAACTTGTCCAATACTCATGTGAAGAGGTTTGCTCAACAAAAGAACAGGTGAATAAAGTAATGAGGCTTTGGACGACCTTCTTAGAGCCAATATTAGGTGTTCCTTCTCGGCCTCATGACATAGAGGGTACTGAAGATGTTGGACAATCTAAGCTTCATCCTATGAATTGTACTGTGTCGAGCATAGGAGAAAGTGATGGAAGTCCTGGTGGTGATGCCGTTATGATGAATTCTAAGCAACCAAAAGCTGGTAGTAATGAGATGGAAAGCACTTTGTCAGAACTAGCAAAATTTTGTGGGACCATGGCAAATGGGGACTTGgctaaagaaaataattatctcAACGCCAATAATTTCCGTAGAGATGATGCTGATTGTAATACTCTTTGGCCAGTCAAAGAGCAGAAGGATAAAAATGTGACTGATAAAACGTCAGGATTAACTGCACAAATTGCCTCTGGTGAACAAATAGCCAAATCTAATGCATCTTTTGCAACTGGAGCAGAAATTAGTCATGGAAAAACCAGCTTGGAGGTGACTCCAG GTTGTGGTGCAACTCCACCCAGACTACTTCACGCTGTCATTCAAGACGACCTTGTATCCAAAGCTAATGCTGTTGTTGTACCTTCATCTGAG GGAGATGCTGGTCCCAAACTCGTTTTATTGACAAATGGATTGATTAGCGAAGGCACCAATCTCAACAGATCTCATGAAGCATCTACTAGACCCTctaaaattgagaaagaagagggCGAGTTATCACCTAGTGGTGATTTTAAGGAGGATAATTTTGTTGTCTTTGGAGAATCTATTGAACTGGCTCTGCATAAGGCTAAAAAAAGTAGGCAATACCAGGCTGGGAAGGGAGAAGAGATAAATTGTCAGGATGCTGGAGGAGAAAATGATGGAGACGGTGAAAACAGTGAAAATGCTTCTGAGGCTGGTGAAGATGCCTCAGGCAGTGAGTCTGGTGGTGATGAGTGTTCCAGAGATGAGCatgaagaggaggaagatgTTGATCATGATGATGCTGATGGTAAGGCAGAGAGTGAAGGTGAGGCAGAGGGGATGGTTGGTGGACATGTTGCTGGAGGGGATGGCAAGCTGCCATTTTCAGAACGGTTTCTTTTGTCTGTGAAGCCTCTCTCAAAGCATGTGCCTGAGGCATTTCTTGACAAAGAAAGAATAGATTCTGGAGTTTTTTATGGAAACGACAACTTTTATGTACTTTTCAGGCTTCATCAA GTACTGTATGAAAGGATTTTATTGGCAAAAATGAATTCGACAGCTGCTGAAATGAAATGGAAAATTTCAAATGATGCTAGTTCACCAAATCTCTATTCCAG ATTTATGAGTGCACTGTACAATTTGCTTGATGGATCTGCCGAAAATGCAAAGTTTGAGGATGAATGCCGAGCTATCATTGGAAACCATTCATATGTGTTATTCACATTGGACAAGTTAATCTATAAATTAGTCAAACAG CTTCAAACTGTTGCGACTGATGAGGTAGACAATAAGCTTCTTCAATTATACGACTACGAAAAATCCCGGAAGCCTGGGAAGTTAATTGATTCTGTATATTACGAAAATGCACGTGTCCTCCTTCATGAGGAAAATGTATATCGTTTGGCATGT TCCTCTGCCACCTCCCGGCTGTCCATCCAGCTGATGGACAGTGGGAGTCAAAAGCCTGAGGTGTTTGCAGTTTCCATGGATCCTAATTTTGCAGTTTATCTGCATAACGATTATCTGTCAGTATTTCCTGGGAAAAAGGAGCCACGTGGCATTATGCTGCAAAG AAACAAGCAAACAGATGCGAGCGTAGATGAATATTTTGCTTCATGCATGGCCATGGAAGGTACCCATACAGTCAGTGGTTTGGAGTGTAAGATAGCTTGCAATTCGTCAAAG ATCTCCTATGTTCTGGACACAGAGGATCTCTTCTTCCGACCTAGAAGGAATAGAAGAAACTCATCTAGAGGCACGTCTTTGACCCGTGCCGAGGCAAGAGTACAACGGTTCCACAGATTCTTGTCATCATCATAG
- the LOC122307350 gene encoding paired amphipathic helix protein Sin3-like 2 isoform X1 codes for MKRLKDDLYAGPSQFKRPFGSSRADSNGQSQIPGVGGGGGLSGTSQKLTTTDAMTYLKEVKDMFQDQREKYEMFLEVMKDFKAQRTDTVGVIARVKELFKGHDNLILGFNTFLPKGYEITIHDVDETPPPKKTVEFQEAISFVNKIKKRFQNDEHVYKTFLDVLNMYRKEHKDISEVYNEVATLFDNHSDLLDEFTRFLPDSAHNAPRLQNSFLRINERSSSTPTVRQMHMDKQRIRRDRIITSHVNGDLSVDNPELADDKAMVKMHKEQRKRAEKDSKDRSNGDQDERDPDHDNNRDFASQRFGDKRKSARKIEGFGMSANYASYEDRGTLKNTCNQGFIFCDKVKEKLGSSDDYQAFLKCLNIYSEGIIKRSDLQILVTDLLGKYPDLMDGFNDLLDRGENIDGFLAGVIGKKSLSNDGHLPRSLKVEDRDKEHKRETDGAKEKERYREKYMYKSIQELDLSTCERCTPSYRLLPDDYPIPFASQRSELGAQVLNDHWVSVTSGSEDYSFKHMRRNQYEESLFRCEDDRFELDMLLESVSSAAKRVEELLNRVNENDINLETPFRIEDHFTALNLRCIERLYGDHGLDVVDILRKNPTVALPVILTRLKQKQGEWTCCRTDFNKVWAEIYAKNHYKSLDHRSFYFKQQDSKNLSTKSLVAEIKELRETKQKEDDFLLAIAAGNRQLVVTHLDFEYSDISIHEDLYKLVQYSCEEVCSTKEQVNKVMRLWTTFLEPILGVPSRPHDIEGTEDVGQSKLHPMNCTVSSIGESDGSPGGDAVMMNSKQPKAGSNEMESTLSELAKFCGTMANGDLAKENNYLNANNFRRDDADCNTLWPVKEQKDKNVTDKTSGLTAQIASGEQIAKSNASFATGAEISHGKTSLEVTPGCGATPPRLLHAVIQDDLVSKANAVVVPSSEGDAGPKLVLLTNGLISEGTNLNRSHEASTRPSKIEKEEGELSPSGDFKEDNFVVFGESIELALHKAKKSRQYQAGKGEEINCQDAGGENDGDGENSENASEAGEDASGSESGGDECSRDEHEEEEDVDHDDADGKAESEGEAEGMVGGHVAGGDGKLPFSERFLLSVKPLSKHVPEAFLDKERIDSGVFYGNDNFYVLFRLHQVLYERILLAKMNSTAAEMKWKISNDASSPNLYSRFMSALYNLLDGSAENAKFEDECRAIIGNHSYVLFTLDKLIYKLVKQLQTVATDEVDNKLLQLYDYEKSRKPGKLIDSVYYENARVLLHEENVYRLACSSATSRLSIQLMDSGSQKPEVFAVSMDPNFAVYLHNDYLSVFPGKKEPRGIMLQRNKQTDASVDEYFASCMAMEGTHTVSGLECKIACNSSKISYVLDTEDLFFRPRRNRRNSSRGTSLTRAEARVQRFHRFLSSS; via the exons ATGAAGAGATTAAAAGATGACCTTTACGCTGGTCCTTCTCAATTCAAGCGGCCATTCGGTTCTTCGCGTGCGGACTC CAATGGGCAATCTCAAATCCCAGGGGTTGGAGGAGGAGGTGGTCTTAGCGGTACCTCGCAGAAACTAACAACTACTGATGCCATGACATATCTTAAGGAAGTGAAGGACATGTTTCAAGACCAGAGggaaaaatatgaaatgttcCTTGAGGTCATGAAAGATTTTAAGGCGCAAAG AACCGACACTGTCGGTGTCATTGCAAGAGTAAAGGAATTATTTAAAGGGCATGATAACTTGATTTTAGGGTTTAACACCTTCTTGCCAAAGGGCTATGAGATAACCATTCATGATGTAGATGAGACTCCTCCACCGAAGAAGACGGTTGAATTTCAAGAAGCTATCAGCTTTGTGAACAAAATAAAG AAACGCTTTCAAAATGATGAACATGTGTATAAAACATTCCTGGACGTTCTGAATATGTACCGGAAGGAGCACAAAGACATAAGTGAGGTTTACAATGAG GTTGCCACACTTTTTGACAATCATTCGGATTTGCTTGATGAATTCACAAGATTTCTTCCAGATTCTGCACATAATGCTCCACGTCTCCAAAACTCATTTCTGCGTATCAATGAGCGGAGCTCATCCACACCAACCGTGCGGCAAATGCATATGGACAAG caacGTATTCGACGGGATAGGATTATTACTTCCCATGTCAATGGTGATCTTAGTGTTGATAATCCTGAGCTGGCCGATGACAAAGCAATGGTAAAAATGCACAAGGAGCAGAGGAAACGTGCTGAAAAGGACAGTAAAGATAGGAGTAACGGTGATCAGGATGAAAGAGACCCCGATCATGATAATAATAGGGACTTCGCCTCGCAGCGTTTCGGTGACAAAAGAAAATCAGCCAGAAAAATTGAAGGATTTGGAATGAGTGCAAACTATGCTTCCTATGAGGACAGAGGTACTTTAAAGA ATACGTGCAACCAAGGATTCATTTTCTGTGACAAAGTTAAGGAGAAATTGGGAAGTTCAGATGACTACCAGGCATTTTTGAAGTGCCTTAATATTTATAGCGAAGGAATAATTAAAAGGAGTGATTTACAAATTCTG GTGACTGATTTACTTGGAAAATATCCGGATCTTATGGATGGGTTTAATGATTTACTGGACCGCGGTGAGAATATTG ATGGGTTTCTTGCTGGTGTTATTGGTAAAA AATCATTGTCTAATGATGGCCATCTTCCCAGATCACTAAAGGTAGAGGACAGGGATAAAGAGCATAAGCGTGAAACTGATGGAgctaaagaaaaggaaagatatAGAGAGAAGTATATGTATAAATCCATTCAAGAGCTTGACCTCTCCACTTGTGAGCGTTGTACTCCCAGCTACAGGCTTCTGCCAGATGAT TATCCAATACCATTTGCAAGTCAGAGGTCAGAGCTTGGTGCTCAAGTATTGAATGATCATTGGGTATCGGTGACTTCCGGAAGTGAGGACTACTCTTTTAAACATATGCGCAGAAATCAGTATGAAGAAAGCCTATTCAGATGTGAAGATGATAG ATTTGAGCTGGACATGTTGTTAGAGTCTGTCAGCTCAGCTGCTAAACGTGTGGAGGAATTGTTGAACCGTGTCAATGAAAATGACATCAATTTGGAGACTCCTTTCCGTATTGAAGATCACTTCACAG CTCTAAATCTAAGGTGTATTGAACGTTTATATGGTGACCATGGGCTTGATGTAGTGGATATATTGCGAAAAAATCCCACTGTTGCACTACCTGTCATACTAACCCGCCTAAAGCAGAAACAAGGGGAGTGGACATGCTGCCGCACTGATTTTAACAAGGTTTGGGCTGAAATCTATGCCAAAAACCACTACAAGTCACTTGATCACCGCAGCTTCTATTTCAAGCAACAAGATTcgaagaacttgagcacaaaaT CTTTGGTAGCTGAGATCAAGGAATTGAGGGAGACAAAGCAAAAAGAGGATGATTTTCTTCTGGCTATTGCTGCTGGAAACAGGCAACTTGTAGTTACACATCTGGATTTTGAATACTCTGATATCAGCATTCATGAAGACTTGTATAAACTTGTCCAATACTCATGTGAAGAGGTTTGCTCAACAAAAGAACAGGTGAATAAAGTAATGAGGCTTTGGACGACCTTCTTAGAGCCAATATTAGGTGTTCCTTCTCGGCCTCATGACATAGAGGGTACTGAAGATGTTGGACAATCTAAGCTTCATCCTATGAATTGTACTGTGTCGAGCATAGGAGAAAGTGATGGAAGTCCTGGTGGTGATGCCGTTATGATGAATTCTAAGCAACCAAAAGCTGGTAGTAATGAGATGGAAAGCACTTTGTCAGAACTAGCAAAATTTTGTGGGACCATGGCAAATGGGGACTTGgctaaagaaaataattatctcAACGCCAATAATTTCCGTAGAGATGATGCTGATTGTAATACTCTTTGGCCAGTCAAAGAGCAGAAGGATAAAAATGTGACTGATAAAACGTCAGGATTAACTGCACAAATTGCCTCTGGTGAACAAATAGCCAAATCTAATGCATCTTTTGCAACTGGAGCAGAAATTAGTCATGGAAAAACCAGCTTGGAGGTGACTCCAG GTTGTGGTGCAACTCCACCCAGACTACTTCACGCTGTCATTCAAGACGACCTTGTATCCAAAGCTAATGCTGTTGTTGTACCTTCATCTGAG GGAGATGCTGGTCCCAAACTCGTTTTATTGACAAATGGATTGATTAGCGAAGGCACCAATCTCAACAGATCTCATGAAGCATCTACTAGACCCTctaaaattgagaaagaagagggCGAGTTATCACCTAGTGGTGATTTTAAGGAGGATAATTTTGTTGTCTTTGGAGAATCTATTGAACTGGCTCTGCATAAGGCTAAAAAAAGTAGGCAATACCAGGCTGGGAAGGGAGAAGAGATAAATTGTCAGGATGCTGGAGGAGAAAATGATGGAGACGGTGAAAACAGTGAAAATGCTTCTGAGGCTGGTGAAGATGCCTCAGGCAGTGAGTCTGGTGGTGATGAGTGTTCCAGAGATGAGCatgaagaggaggaagatgTTGATCATGATGATGCTGATGGTAAGGCAGAGAGTGAAGGTGAGGCAGAGGGGATGGTTGGTGGACATGTTGCTGGAGGGGATGGCAAGCTGCCATTTTCAGAACGGTTTCTTTTGTCTGTGAAGCCTCTCTCAAAGCATGTGCCTGAGGCATTTCTTGACAAAGAAAGAATAGATTCTGGAGTTTTTTATGGAAACGACAACTTTTATGTACTTTTCAGGCTTCATCAA GTACTGTATGAAAGGATTTTATTGGCAAAAATGAATTCGACAGCTGCTGAAATGAAATGGAAAATTTCAAATGATGCTAGTTCACCAAATCTCTATTCCAG ATTTATGAGTGCACTGTACAATTTGCTTGATGGATCTGCCGAAAATGCAAAGTTTGAGGATGAATGCCGAGCTATCATTGGAAACCATTCATATGTGTTATTCACATTGGACAAGTTAATCTATAAATTAGTCAAACAG CTTCAAACTGTTGCGACTGATGAGGTAGACAATAAGCTTCTTCAATTATACGACTACGAAAAATCCCGGAAGCCTGGGAAGTTAATTGATTCTGTATATTACGAAAATGCACGTGTCCTCCTTCATGAGGAAAATGTATATCGTTTGGCATGT TCCTCTGCCACCTCCCGGCTGTCCATCCAGCTGATGGACAGTGGGAGTCAAAAGCCTGAGGTGTTTGCAGTTTCCATGGATCCTAATTTTGCAGTTTATCTGCATAACGATTATCTGTCAGTATTTCCTGGGAAAAAGGAGCCACGTGGCATTATGCTGCAAAG AAACAAGCAAACAGATGCGAGCGTAGATGAATATTTTGCTTCATGCATGGCCATGGAAGGTACCCATACAGTCAGTGGTTTGGAGTGTAAGATAGCTTGCAATTCGTCAAAG ATCTCCTATGTTCTGGACACAGAGGATCTCTTCTTCCGACCTAGAAGGAATAGAAGAAACTCATCTAGAGGCACGTCTTTGACCCGTGCCGAGGCAAGAGTACAACGGTTCCACAGATTCTTGTCATCATCATAG